A section of the Pristiophorus japonicus isolate sPriJap1 chromosome 4, sPriJap1.hap1, whole genome shotgun sequence genome encodes:
- the LOC139262261 gene encoding transmembrane protein 121, with amino-acid sequence MVLPPPDRRHVCLSTIVIMSSMAFMDAYLVEQNQGPRKIGVCIIVLVGDICFLIVLRYVAVWVGAEVKTAKRGYAMILWFLYIFVLEIKLYFIFQNYKAEKKNTDTVARKALTLLLSICVPGLYLILIALDSMDYVRTFRKKEDLRGRLFWVALDLLDILDIQANLWEPHKSGLPMWAEGLMFFYCYILLLILPCVSLSEISMQGEHIAPQKMMLYPVLSLVTINIVTIFIRAINMVLFRDSRVSTIFIGKNIIAIATKTCTFIEYQKQVKNFPENAIALELQQNSIPHNQTIHDTQAPPHDQTATMEIVDT; translated from the coding sequence ATGGTGCTGCCACCGCCAGACAGGCGCCACGtgtgcctctccaccattgtcatcATGAGCAGCATGGCCTTCATGGATGCCTACCTGGTGGAGCAGAACCAAGGGCCTCGGAAGATTGGAGTCTGCATCATCGTGCTGGTCGGAGACATTTGCTTCCTGATTGTGCTCCGGTACGTGGCAGTCTGGGTCGGAGCCGAGGTAAAGACTGCCAAACGCGGCTACGCCATGATCCTCTGGTTCCTGTACATATTTGTCCTCGAGATTAAGCTCTACTTTATTTTTCAGAACTATAAAGCTGAGAAAAAGAACACGGACACAGTTGCACGCAAGGCGTTGACCTTACTACTTTCCATCTGTGTGCCTGGACTGTATCTCATCTTGATCGCCTTAGATAGCATGGACTATGTCAGGACTTTCAGGAAGAAGGAAGACCTAAGGGGACGCCTCTTCTGGGTAGCCTTGGACTTGTTGGATATTTTGGATATCCAAGCTAACCTATGGGAGCCACATAAGTCTGGCCTTCCAATGTGGGCAGAAGGCCTCATGTTTTTCTATTGCTATATTCTCTTGCTCATTCTGCCGTGTGTCTCTCTTAGTGAGATCAGCATGCAAGGTGAGCACATAGCCCCTCAAAAGATGATGCTATACCCTGTTTTAAGCCTGGTAACCATCAACATAGTTACAATATTCATCCGGGCGATTAACATGGTATTGTTTCGTGACAGTCGGGTTTCGACTATATTTATTGGTAAGAACATCATCGCTATTGCCACCAAGACTTGCACTTTCATAGAGTATCAGAAACAGGTCAAGAATTTCCCAGAGAACGCAATAGCTCTTGAACTCCAGCAGAACTCCATCCCGCACAACCAGACCATCCATGATACACAGGCTCCCCCACACGACCAAACGGCAACCATGGAAATAGTGGACACATGA